The Halioglobus maricola genome segment CCAACTGGTAGCGGGAATCCTGGCGGATCACAGTCAATCGCAGCACGAGTTGTTGCCGGTGCTGCACAAGGTGCAGGCTGCCCAGGGCTATGTGCCGCAGGGCGTATATCCTGCCATTGCAGAGGCATTGAACGTGTCAGTTGCAGAGGTACATGGTGTAGTGAGTTTCTATACGGATTTTCGCACCGAACCTGTCGGAAAACATGTAGTACAGATATGCCAGTCTGAATCCTGCCAGGCCTGCGGCTCGCGCGAACTCACCGCGCATGCAGAGC includes the following:
- a CDS encoding formate dehydrogenase subunit gamma; this encodes MPIDQLVAGILADHSQSQHELLPVLHKVQAAQGYVPQGVYPAIAEALNVSVAEVHGVVSFYTDFRTEPVGKHVVQICQSESCQACGSRELTAHAEQLLGVALGETRSDGAVTLQAVYCLGNCACSPAIAIDGESHALVDNTKLDALVAKVVGDMQS